One Solirubrobacter pauli DNA segment encodes these proteins:
- a CDS encoding NAD-dependent succinate-semialdehyde dehydrogenase has product MVLAPERSQFPVLDPADGSVIETVHAATPEDGLAAVDAAAAAAAGWAARAPRERAEILRRAFDHMTERLDDVAHLIVREMGKPFAEARGEAAYAAEFLRWFSEEAVRLNGDFGTAPAGTNRMLVQHAPIGVSLLITPWNFPAAMATRKIGPALAAGCTVVLKPAEETPLTAILVAEILREAGVPEGVVNVVTTDEPGPLTQAILADPRVRKLSFTGSTAVGRHLLAVASENVISTSMELGGNAPFLVLEDADLEVAVAQAMAAKMRNGGEACTAANRFLVHESVAEPFTERLTAAMQAVKVGQGFEPGAELGPLINAAAREKVERLVAEAVDRGARVRCGGERLPGPGYFYPPTVLDRVQPGSELLREEIFGPVAPVMTFADEAEAIRLANDTEYGLVAFVCSRDLRRAMAVGEAIETGMVGLNRGVVSDPAAPFGGAKQSGLGREGGHHGLLEFLEPKYFAFD; this is encoded by the coding sequence ATGGTCTTGGCCCCTGAACGGTCCCAGTTCCCCGTGCTCGATCCGGCCGACGGGTCCGTGATCGAGACCGTCCACGCGGCCACTCCCGAGGACGGCCTCGCCGCAGTCGACGCGGCGGCCGCCGCCGCGGCCGGTTGGGCCGCGCGCGCACCGCGCGAGCGCGCCGAGATCCTGCGCCGCGCGTTCGACCACATGACCGAGCGCCTCGACGACGTGGCGCACCTGATCGTGCGCGAGATGGGCAAGCCGTTCGCGGAGGCCCGCGGCGAAGCCGCCTACGCCGCCGAGTTCCTGCGCTGGTTCTCGGAAGAGGCGGTGCGCCTCAACGGCGACTTCGGGACCGCCCCCGCGGGCACGAACCGGATGCTCGTGCAGCACGCGCCGATCGGCGTGTCGCTGCTGATCACGCCCTGGAACTTCCCGGCGGCGATGGCCACGCGCAAGATCGGCCCCGCTCTGGCCGCCGGCTGCACAGTCGTGCTCAAGCCCGCCGAGGAGACGCCGCTGACGGCGATCCTGGTCGCCGAGATCCTGCGCGAGGCCGGCGTGCCCGAGGGCGTCGTGAACGTTGTCACGACGGACGAGCCCGGCCCGCTCACCCAGGCCATCCTCGCGGACCCGCGTGTGCGCAAGCTGAGTTTCACCGGCTCCACCGCCGTCGGCCGCCACCTGCTCGCCGTCGCGTCCGAGAACGTGATCAGCACGTCGATGGAGCTGGGCGGCAACGCGCCGTTCCTCGTGCTCGAGGACGCTGACCTGGAGGTCGCGGTGGCGCAGGCGATGGCCGCCAAGATGCGCAACGGCGGCGAGGCCTGCACGGCCGCGAATCGGTTTCTCGTGCACGAGTCCGTCGCCGAGCCGTTCACGGAGCGGCTCACCGCGGCGATGCAGGCGGTCAAGGTCGGGCAGGGCTTCGAGCCCGGCGCGGAGCTCGGCCCGCTGATCAACGCGGCCGCGCGCGAGAAGGTCGAGCGCCTGGTGGCCGAGGCCGTCGACCGTGGCGCGCGCGTGCGCTGCGGCGGCGAGCGCCTCCCCGGGCCCGGCTACTTCTACCCGCCGACGGTGCTCGACCGGGTCCAGCCCGGCAGCGAGCTGCTGCGCGAGGAGATCTTCGGCCCGGTCGCGCCCGTGATGACGTTCGCCGACGAAGCCGAGGCGATCCGCCTGGCCAACGACACCGAGTACGGGCTCGTGGCCTTCGTCTGCAGCCGCGACCTGCGGCGGGCGATGGCGGTGGGTGAGGCGATCGAGACCGGCATGGTCGGTCTCAACCGAGGCGTGGTCTCCGACCCCGCCGCCCCGTTCGGTGGCGCCAAGCAGAGCGGCCTCGGCCGCGAGGGCGGACACCACGGATTGCTCGAGTTCCTCGAGCCCAAGTACTTTGCCTTCGACTGA